The following proteins are co-located in the Aggregatibacter aphrophilus ATCC 33389 genome:
- a CDS encoding LexA family protein, translating into MSYQNHIIPQHHQVFSYQPMPFFEDMKNEKTNFNKKLDLNLYCIRRPQQTCFIRVTNPNMLAWGIEEGDMLVVEDNNELFVEELVVLEINNEFHVYEFIAHTNGEFIFLSLDSQMQNIKTDNWRNLPIVGTVTNVIHQLHRKNTMRFAA; encoded by the coding sequence ATGAGCTACCAAAACCACATCATACCCCAACACCATCAAGTTTTTTCTTACCAGCCAATGCCTTTTTTTGAGGATATGAAAAACGAAAAAACTAACTTTAATAAAAAACTTGATCTTAATTTGTATTGCATCAGACGCCCGCAACAAACCTGTTTTATCCGTGTCACAAATCCGAATATGTTGGCTTGGGGTATTGAAGAAGGCGATATGTTGGTCGTGGAAGATAATAACGAATTATTTGTGGAAGAGTTGGTTGTGTTAGAAATAAATAACGAATTCCATGTATATGAATTTATTGCCCACACTAATGGCGAATTTATATTCTTATCCTTAGATTCACAAATGCAAAATATCAAAACTGATAACTGGCGCAACTTGCCGATTGTCGGCACAGTGACAAATGTGATTCATCAATTACATCGTAAGAATACTATGCGTTTCGCTGCATAA
- the sstT gene encoding serine/threonine transporter SstT produces MNISRLISLFFQGNLVKRIAIGLLFGIIVAQISSMLQPALGFNLAEKVGVLGQIFVRSLRAVAPLLIFVLVMAAIANKKIGTKTSMKPIIVLYLLGTFLAAVVAVIASFMFPIEVVLSVKEDITSAPKGVSNVLLDLIFNMVDNPLNALFKANFIGVLTWSIGLGLALRHASENTKIVISDFSEAVSKIVYVIISFAPIGVLGLVSETLADKGLVALRGYVELLSVLIGSMVFVAFLVNPLLVYWKIRRNPYPLVWTCLRESGVTAFFTRSSAANIPVNINLAKRLGLDEETYSVSIPLGASINMAGAAITITILTLAAVHTLGIEISFSRAILLSVVASLCACGASGVAGGSLLLIPLACSLFNVSDDVAAQMIGVGFIIGILQDSTETALNSSTDVLFTAAACMADEQKYLKS; encoded by the coding sequence ATGAATATTTCCCGTTTAATTTCTTTGTTTTTCCAAGGTAATTTGGTTAAACGCATTGCTATTGGTTTGCTGTTCGGTATTATCGTGGCGCAGATCAGCTCCATGCTACAACCTGCATTAGGTTTTAACTTAGCGGAAAAAGTCGGTGTGTTGGGACAAATTTTTGTCCGTTCACTGCGTGCGGTGGCACCATTGCTTATTTTTGTTTTGGTGATGGCAGCTATTGCCAATAAAAAAATCGGCACCAAAACTAGCATGAAACCAATCATTGTTTTATATCTACTCGGTACCTTTTTAGCTGCAGTTGTTGCTGTTATCGCTTCCTTTATGTTTCCAATCGAAGTGGTGCTATCCGTTAAAGAAGACATTACTTCCGCACCAAAAGGCGTTAGTAATGTATTGCTAGATCTTATTTTCAATATGGTGGACAATCCACTTAATGCACTATTTAAAGCAAACTTTATTGGCGTATTAACCTGGTCTATCGGTTTAGGTTTAGCGCTTCGTCATGCATCCGAAAATACAAAAATTGTGATTTCCGATTTTTCTGAAGCCGTATCTAAAATTGTTTATGTGATTATTTCTTTTGCGCCGATCGGCGTGTTAGGCTTGGTCTCCGAAACTTTAGCCGATAAAGGGTTAGTAGCATTGCGCGGTTATGTGGAATTATTGAGTGTCTTAATCGGCTCTATGGTATTTGTGGCATTTTTGGTTAACCCACTTTTAGTCTATTGGAAAATCCGCCGTAATCCATACCCATTAGTTTGGACTTGCTTGCGTGAAAGTGGTGTAACCGCCTTCTTTACCCGTAGCTCGGCAGCAAATATTCCAGTGAATATTAACTTGGCGAAGCGTCTTGGATTGGATGAAGAAACCTATTCTGTATCTATTCCACTCGGCGCCAGTATCAACATGGCCGGTGCGGCAATTACCATTACCATCTTGACTTTGGCTGCAGTACATACATTGGGCATTGAGATTTCTTTCAGTAGAGCCATCTTATTAAGCGTAGTGGCCAGTCTTTGTGCGTGTGGTGCGTCCGGTGTTGCCGGTGGTTCTTTGTTACTAATTCCTCTGGCTTGTAGTCTATTCAACGTTTCCGATGATGTGGCAGCGCAAATGATCGGGGTTGGTTTTATTATCGGTATTTTGCAAGACTCCACTGAAACCGCACTTAACTCTTCAACCGATGTATTATTTACCGCAGCAGCTTGTATGGCTGATGAGCAAAAATATTTGAAAAGTTAA